Below is a genomic region from Myxococcota bacterium.
ACGACGCAGTGTTTCACTACGTGCTGGTGGGCGCCGCCTCGCTGCCCTACGTGAATGCTCCCGAGGCCCGCCTGCTGACGGGAGCCGAGCCGACCGACGCCGCCTGGGTGGAGAAGCATGCGGAGGGGCTGGTGGCGACGTTTCTGCCGAATCGGAGCAAACGTCTCCCGCGACCAGTGACTCCAAGAACACGAAGGAATGCGCAATGACGCGCCGCTTTTCGCCCGAGGATCTGTTCACCAATCCCAAGTCCTACGTCGACGCAGACGCCTGGAGTTGCGCACGTTCTTCGAGCAGCTGCTTCCCAGGCTCGAGCTCCTGGAGCAGAGCGGGCCGAGTGAGTACAGATCCGCTACCGGCTGCGCTGACTGGGATTGCCAGTATCCGGGCCCCAGCGAGCCCAGTCACTCCGGCTGCTGCTCGGCGCAGGGCATCACGGGCCGTGCCTAGTACACGCGCTGATCGTCCCGCTCTACGACGACCTTCCCCGCATAGCGCCAGGAGACGAAGCGGGCGTAGCCGGCCGTGAGCGCCAACGCGACCGGCCACCAGATCGACGCGAGCCAGAGCGCGGTGGGCGTGGAGGCAACGTTGTAGGCAGTGAGCGAGTTCTCGGGCGCGAGCGTCGAGTGCAGCATCACCGGGAAGATTGCAGCCGCGCCGGTGGCCAGTATCCCGATCAGCAGAAGGTTGGACGCCGCGAAGGCGCGCCGCTCGCGGCCTCTCGCGAGCCCGGACGCCAGCGCGAGCGCCGAGACGACAACGACGAGGGTTCCGATCCAACAGAAGGGATTGCCGATCGCGCGCCCGGGCACGTCGGGCCGCACGAGCCACGACTCGACCGTGATGGCGAGAAAAAAGGG
It encodes:
- a CDS encoding cytochrome d ubiquinol oxidase subunit II, with translation AILFGAAAGNVARGVPLDAQGQFSMAFFTDFRVTGQVGLLDWYTVSVAVFAVILLAAHGATYLVWKTEGQVHDRSRALAKLLWAVATPFFLAITVESWLVRPDVPGRAIGNPFCWIGTLVVVVSALALASGLARGRERRAFAASNLLLIGILATGAAAIFPVMLHSTLAPENSLTAYNVASTPTALWLASIWWPVALALTAGYARFVSWRYAGKVVVERDDQRVY